Sequence from the Corallococcus sp. EGB genome:
CCTCACCCAACTGGAGAACGCGCTGACGGCCTTGGACCCCTCGCAGGCGGGGTTGAAGCAGGAGCTGCTCCGGCCGCTGAGCCTGGCGTACGCGCGCGAGGTGCTGGGGGCGACCCCGTTCGAGCGCATCGAGCAGTACGGCCGCGCGGTGCAGGCGGTGGCCGAGAACCTGCGGCGCGAGGGCGTGACGGCGGAGCCGGTGCTCGCCGAGTGCCGGGACCTGCTGGAGAACCGCCTCCGGGAGCATGCTCGCGTGCTGTCGCGTGAGGTGGCCAGCCCGCCTCCGGCCCCTGGCGCCGTGCTCAATGGCGACGCGTACACCTACTACCGGGGCGAGCTGTCCGCGCAGGCCCCCGACGGCGAGCTGAACGCGCTCGTGGGCCTGGACGGACAATTGATGGCGGCGCGTCCCCCGGCCGCGTCCTCGTTCCTCTCCGACACGGTGCGCGCGGCGGTGGCCGAGGCGGAGCTGTCCTTCCTCCAGTCGCGCATCAAGTACCTGCGCAGCTGGCTGACGCAGCTCCTGACCGCGCTGCCCGCGCCCGAGGCGCTCAACGGACGCGCCGACGCGGAGCGCACCTTCGAACGGCTGGTGCGCAGCCGCTTCCCACAGCTCGCGCTCAAGGAGGGTGAGCTGGTGCGGCTCAAGTCCACGCTGGGCATGCTGGAGGCGCTCCCGGGCGAGCTGGGCGAGAGCGCGCGCAGGCTGTCCACCCAGCTCCGCGGCATCGACGAGGACTTCGGACGCTTCAGCCGGCAGGTGCTGGAGCGGCGGACCGCGCAGTGAGGGCCGGGGTCCTGCACGGAAGGCGGCGCTGAGACGTGCTGGCGCGTCAGCTCACTCCCCTGCGGCAGCGCCTGGATGCGCTCCGCCAGCCCGCGGCGGCCCGCGGCGGTGCGTGGTCCTGGCCCTTCGGCCGCAAGCTGAAGGGGCCGGAGGACCTGGCCCTGCCGGTGCTCGTGGCGCTCGACCGTGAGTTGGATCGCGTGGGCGTCCACACCGCCGCGGATGCCCGGCTGCTGCTCGCGTTGGGCACCCAGCGGGGCAGGGCGGGGGCGCTCGCGCAGGGGCTCGCGGCGCGCGCGAACCAGGCCCTGGCGGAGTACGAGGAGTGCCTGCGCCTCGTGGAGAAGGCGCACCGCTCCGGCGAGGTTCCGCCGGGGGCCCTGACCGCGCTGGACCGCGGCTTCGTGCGGCTGGCCCGCGCGGTGAAGGTGGCGGACCTCTTCAGCCGTCCGCTGGATGCGCAGGGCGGCAACGACGCGCCGTTCGAGATCTTCGAACGCCCGGCGACGACGCGGGAGCGGCCGCCGGCGAACGCGCGCCTGGCCATCGCGGAGCTGCTGGCCGCCCGGGCTCGGGACAACGTCATCGACCTGGTGCAGAAGCGGCGCGACCTGGACCTGGCCCACGAGATGCTGCTGCGCCTGGGCACGACGGACGCGGACCGCGAGCGGAGCATGGCGCTGCGCAACGACGTGGCGGAGGCGCGCGAGCGGGTGCGCGAGGTGCCACCCACGCGCTCCCTGGAGGCGCTGGTGCGCGGCGTGCGGGAGACCGCGCACAAGGACCCCCGGGGCGCCTACCGGACCTTGCAGGGCCTCTACGAGCGCGCCATCGAAGCGGGGGACGCGGAGCTGGCCTCGGCGGCGCGGAAGGCGCTGGCGCCGCTGCTTCCGCCGGAGCCCCGGCTGACGCGGATGGTGGAGGAGGCGGAGGCGGGCGCGCGGCTCGAGTGGCTGGGAGAGGCGGATGCCGAGGCGGAATCCGGCCGTGAGCCCGAGGACGCGCCGGACGAGCAGCTCGCGGACCTGGCGTTCTCCCTGAAGCCGGAGCAGCTGGCCACGTTCGACCTGGCGGCGGGGTGCGCGCGCTACTTCGACGTGGAGGACGCGCTGTCGGAGGAGATCGTCGAGAAGGACGCCGCCGCCGTGCGGGCCGTGCCGCGCCAGGTGCCCTATCCGACGCAGACGATGACCTTCGCCACGACGGGGAGCCTCGACGAGGTCCACCACTTCGTCATCTCGGATCCGCGGCGCATCCTCCAGGACCTGGCGGGGCACCGGCAGCTCGTGCGCACGTACCTGGACGATGCGCCGCCCCCCAAGCCCCGCAAGGTGAAGCGCACCGCCGTGCGCGTCTATGTCTGCGATGCCTCCGGCTCCATGCACGGCGCGCGGGCGCGCTTCCGCGACGCGCTCATCATCGCGGAGCTGAACAACCTGCGCGTGAAGGCGCGGCGCGGAGAGAACTTCGATCCGCTCTACTTCAGCTTCTTCAACGACGTGCCCACGGAGCTGGCGCGCGTGGACACCGCCGCGGAGGCGACCCGGCAGATTGAGAAGCTCTTCCGGGACTCGCCCGCGGAGGGGCAGACGGACATCTCGCTCGCCCTCCTGTCCGCGTTCGACTCCATCCGCGCCGCGCAGGGGCGCGACCCGTACCTCGCTCGCGCTACGGTGGTGCTGATCACCGACGGAGAGGACCGCGTGGACCTGGACCTCATCCGCCGCACCCGCGCGCCCATGGGGGCCCTGGACATCGCGCTGAGCTTTATCTCGCTGGGCGAGGAGAACCCGGACCTCAAGTCCCTGGTGCTGGAGCAGCGCGCCGCCGGAGGCCGCGCCTTCTACCACCCGCTCTCCGACGAGGAGATCCGCTGGGCGCGCACGGAGTTCGACACGCCCTGGCGCACGCTCTTGCCGCGCGACGTGCCGGCCTCGCTGGAGGCGCTGGAGGCCCTGGCCCCGCACCTGGACGCGCTGGAGGCGGTGGCGGCGGGCCGTGCTCCCGGAACGGGCGTGGCCGTGGAGGCGTCCTTCGACGCGCTCTTTCCTCCCATGCCTTCGGCGCCCACCGTGCCGGAGAAACCCGGCGCGGACCTGGTGGCGCGCGTGACGGACATCCTGGAGGCCGTAGGCGAGGCCGCGTCGCTCGCCTCCGCGGACCGGCGCGCGACGGAGAGCGTGGTGCTCCTGCAGCACCTGCTGTCCGTCTACGGACTCACGCCCGCGCGCTACCTGGCCGTGCTGTCCGGCGGCGGGCGTCCGGTGGGCGAGGCGTTGGAACGCGTACGCCTGCTGTGCCGCCCGTTCGGGTAGGCTTCCAGGCACGCGCCATGTTCGGCTTCCTCAAACGCAAGAAGGCACCTCCGGCGCCCGTGGACCCCCTGGCCACGTTCGACCGGCTCATCGAGGACCTGGAGCGCCAGGCGGCCGAGGTGCGCAAGTCCGCCGCCACGCTGCTGGCCCTCAAGGGCGAGCTCTCCCGCGCCGTGACGCGCTACACGGCCCGCCTGGGCGACATCGCCGGACGGTGCCAGACGGCGCACGACCGGGGGGACGCGAAGGGCGTGGGCGTGCTGGAGCGCGACCGCGTGCAGACCGAACGCCTGCTGGAGTCCACGCGCGAGTCGCTGCGGCGCGCGGAGCAGGACGCGGAGCTGCTGCTCGGCGCGGCCGGCGAGCTGGGCGAGCGCGTGGCCGACCTTCGCATCGAGCGGGAGAGCGCCTCCGCGCGCATCGCCGCCGGCGGCATCGTCACGGAGGGACTGCGCGAACAGGTGGAGCGCTTCGACCGAGTGATGGCGCTGGATGCGGCGCGTGACGAGGTGGAGAAGGCGCACGCCCTGGCGGACATCTACCGCGAGGAGCACCAGCCCACCGCGGCGCCCGAGCACGTGAAGTAGGCAGGGCGCTTCAGGTCCGCCGCGCCGTCTGGTGCAGCTCCAGCACGATGTTGCCGCCCTTGAAGAGCCGCACCGCCCCGGACGTCTGGCTCACCGTGAGCGCGATGCAGTGGGTGGAGGACGTGATGCCCGCGGAGGCCGCGTGGCGCGCGCCCAGGCCCAGGGGAATCTTCACCGTGTCGTCGTTGGCGGACAGGTAGCGGCCCGCGGCCAGCACCACGCCGTCCTCGCGGATGACGAACGCGCCGTCCAGCACGGAGAAGTTCTTGATGGCGTCGCGGATCTTCGGGTCGAGCACGTTGCGCTCGGACTCCGACAGGCCCTGGAACGGGTTGATGGTGAGCTGCCGGCTCTTCTCCAGCACGCTCGTGTGGTCGCCAATCGTGATGATGGTCCCGATGGGGTGGCCCTCGAAGCCCTCCTGGCCAATCTGCAGCGCCAGCTGGATGAGCGCGTCCACCACCTGCGAGTTGAACTCCTCGCCCAGCTTCACGCCCTCGATGGCCAGCCGGTCGTCCAGCGACCCGCCGATGCGCATCTGCATCAGCGTGTCCGGCGCGCGCCCCACCTTGCCCGTCATGCAGAGCACGAGGTCGCCTTCCTTGAACGCGCCCTGGGACAGCGCGGAGACGAGCGCCACCTTCACCCGCTCCGTGCGCGAGTAGTCGTATGCGGGGATGACGAGCGCGCGGACCTTCTTGTGCAGGAGGTCCTGCGCCAGCTTGTCCAGCGTCACCGCGTAGACCAGCTTCTTGCGCGCGGGCCTGCCCCGGAGGTCCTCCGGAGGAATGGGCGTGTCGCAGATATAGAGGAAGTGGTCGACCTCGCTCTTGGCGGCCAGGGAGAGCGCCGAGCGCAAGAATTCCCGATCGAACTTCGTGTTCTCGCTCAAGGCGCTCCTCGTGCACCCACGTTTTGAAGCAGGTCAGCTTGACACTGGCAGCTGTATGAATAAAGCTTTCGGGCCCTTTTTTTCGGGGGCAGGCCCCCTCTACCCGTCCCAACGGAGCCGCCGGCTTTGAACCAGAAAGATCTCAAGCGTTACAAGAAGATGCTCGAGGACAGCAAAGCGAGCCTGCTCGAAAGCGCGAAGAAGACCCTGGTGGAGGAGTCATCCTTCGACACGGATGACCTGCCTGATGAAATCGACCAGGCAGCCTCCGAGTACACCCAGTCCATGGTCTTCCGCCTGCGGGACCGCGAGAAGTTCCTCCTGCAGAAGATCGACAGCGCGCTCAAGCGCGTGGAGGAGGGCACGTTCGGCATCTGCGAGCGCTGCGAGGAGGACATCTCCCCCAAGCGCCTGGATGCGCGTCCGGTGACGACGCTCTGCATCCGCTGCAAGGAGGAGCAGGAGAAGAAGGAGAAGTCCTACGGCTGAGGCCGTGGCTTCACCGGGCCGCACGGCGCTTCCATGCCCGTGCGGTCCATGCCTCGCCCGAGAGGCGAAGCCGCTTCAGGCCGCCGCGGGCTGGATCTCCACCCGCAGCAGCTGACGGCCGATGAGGAAGTGATCGCCGTTGTCGACGAAGGTCGGCCCCGCGAGCCGGATGAAGGTGCCGTTGGACGAGCCCACGTCGCGCACCATCAGGCGGTCCCCCCGCACCTGCAGCAGCGCGTGCCGCCCGGACACGAAGCCGTCCGTGGGGAAGGCGATGTCGCCCTGCTCGCGCCCCAGCAGGTTGTCGCCGTCCTTGAGCGGGAAGGCCGCGCCGCGCAGGCCGCCCTCCAACTGCTGGATGAGGCGCAGCCGGTAGCCGGGATCCGGCGAGCCCCACACCTGCGTGCCGCCGGGCCCGAGCGCCGCGGCGGGGATGGGCTCCAGCACCAGGCGCTGACGGCCCAGGCGCAGCTCTCCGCCGGCGGGCAGCTCGCGCTCATTGCGCAGGCGCACGAAGACGCCGTTGGCGCCGCCCACGTCCTCCACGGCCAGCCGCGCGCCGGAGAAGAAGAAGCGCGCCTGCACGGGCATGATGAACGGGTCGTCGGTGAGCGCGATGTCCGCCTGCTGGCCGCAGGTGAGGGTGTCGCGCTGCATGCGCACCAGTGATTCCGGGCCGCCGTCCGCGCGCACCACGCGGATGGATACCTGCGGGCGCGACGAGATGTGCGCCACGGCCATCACCATGGTCCCGGAGCGCAGCGCCGAGCCGCAGGCGCGGCAGACGGTGGCATCCCGGGAATTCTCGGTGTCACAGCGGGGGCAATAGTCCACGGCGTCCATGCGAGGCTCCCTTCTAGCAGGCCCGCGCCGCCTTGGGGGACCGACAGCGCACGGCTTGCTCCCCACCCGAGCGGCATGGTGAAGTCCCGGCCCCACTGACTGGACGCTGACGTGTACTGCCCTTCCTGCGGCGCTGACGCCGAAGACTCCTCCCGCTACTGCCCCGCCTGCGGCGCGACGCTCCTGCGCTCGGCGGACGGCGGCGACGAATATGTGGGCAAGACGATTGCCGCCAAGTACCGGGTGGAGGCCCTCATCGGCGAGGGCGGAATGGGCAAGGTGTACCGGGCCCGCCAGCTCGCGCTGGACAAGGTGGTGGTGCTGAAGGTGCTGCGCCACACGCTCTTGTCGGACGAGCGCACCGTCGCGCGCTTCCAGCGCGAGGCCAAGGCGGCCAGCCGCCTCAACCACCCCAACTCCATCAGCGTGCTGGACTTCGGCCAGGCCGACGACGGCGCGCTCTTCATCGCGATGGAGTACGTGGCCGGGCAGGACCTGCATCAAATTCTCAGCCGCGAGTGGCCGCTGGGCGAGGCGCGCGTGGTGCGCATCGCCCTGCAGATCCTCAGCGCGCTGTCGGACGCGCACGGCGCGGGCGTCATCCACCGGGACCTCAAGCCCGAGAACATCATGGTGGAGCAGCGCCGCAACGAGCCGGACTTCGTGAAGGTGCTGGACTTCGGCATCGCGAAGATCACCGACTCGCAGGACGAGGGCCCGGCCCTCACGCGCGCGGGCTTCGTGTGCGGCACCCCCGAGTACATGTCCCCGGAGCAGGCGCGGGGCGCGGTGTTGGACCACCGCTCGGACCTGTACGCGGTGGGCGTCATCCTCTACCAGCTGATGACGGGCCTCCTGCCCTTCGAGTCCGACTCCGCGGTGGGCTTCGCCACCAAGCACCTCACCGAGGAGCCGCCCCCGCCCACGCGGCGCCGCCCGGACGCGCGCATCTCCCCGGGCATGGAGCGGCTCATCCTCCGCGTCCTGTCCAAGGACCCGGACGACCGGCCGGCCAACGCCGCGGCCTTCAAGGCGGAGCTGCTCGCCGTCGACAAGGAGCGCCGCCGCGGAGGCGCCGCCGGTGACACCGGTGGACGCCGTCCCCAGGCCTCCAACGTGCTGGCCCCCATCCCGCGCCGCTCCCAGGCCGCGCAGAACTCGGCGCGCAACAACACGGGCTGGAACGACGTGACGGTGGAGGCCACCGTGCAGGGCCTGCCCCACTCGCGCACCCCGGTCTCCGAGGAGTCCACGCTCGCGCCCGAGGGCACCCGGACCGCCGTGGCCGCGCCCACCTCCGGTGGTGGTGGCGAGGGCATCATCCTCTTCTTCAAGGCGCTCACCACGGTGCTGGTGCTGGGAGCGGTGGGCTTCTTCGTCTACTACTTCGGCATCGGTGCGGGCAGCGGCTCGGAGAATGGCGGGTACCAGCTTCCGCAGAACGCGCCCCGGCCCATCAACGCGGGCGCGGACGTGCCGGACTACCAGCGGCAGATTCCCAGCGCCTCGCGCAACGTGGACAAGGCGCGCAAGCTGACGCGGGACGGGGACCACGACGTGATGGCCGGCGAGCTGGGCCGCGCCACGTCCCTCTACCGGGAAGCCTTCCAGTACAACCCGGAGGCGGAGCTGGCCCTCAAGCTGGGCGAGCTGTACTGGCAGCGCGACATGACGGACGAGGCCCGCGGCTGGTGGGTGCGCCACCTGACCGACATGCCGGATTCGCGCGCCCGTGAGTACATCGAGGCCCGGCTCGGCAGCCCGGTGGCGCGTCCCCCGGCGCCCTGAGGGCCCGCGGCGCCTGGTGAGCGGCGGTCCGTCCCGGTGCGCGCCCGGCCTGGTGTGAGGCCGGGGCTTCTTCCCGTCAGCCCAGCGTCTCCACCTGCATGACGTGCTGACCCAGGCGGACGCGGTCTCCCGGACGCAGCAGGCGCTCCGTCGCGGGCGGGATGCGCACGAAGGTGCCCAGGCCGCCGGAGAGGTCGCGCAGCAGCGCGCCCGTCGCCGTGGGGCTGAGCTCGCAATGACGGCCAGCGAGCCCCTCGTCGTTCGGGTACGCCAGGTCGCAGTGCGCCTGCCCGATGGTGAGCAGCGCCGCGGCCGTCACCACCGCGCGGCCCGCCCGGCCTCCCATGTGCACCTCCTCCACGCCGTAGAGCGCCTGGCCCAGCGGCACGGGCGAGCCGTACGGCGTGGGCCGGCCCGCCACGGGCGCGGGGGACTCCACGCGGCCGGTGAAGCGGAACAGCCGCTGGCCGGCGCTGAAGAGGGCGCGCGGCGCCAGCGGCTCCGTGCCGGCGAAGGTGACGTAGACGCCCGACGCGCTCGACTCGTCGCGCACGAAGAGGGCGCCGTCCTTCACGAGGAAGGTGGCGTGCAGCGGTGACACGAAGACGTCGTCCGGGAAGAGGATGGCGCCGCGCTGGCGGCCCACCACACAGCCCGTCACCGGCAGCTTGTAGCGCTGGCCGCGCGTCGTCCCGGCGATGACCGCCAGCCCGAAGCGCGAGGCCACCGGCGGCGGACGCGCCGTGGCGCCCGTGGTGGCCGGCGGCGTGGCTCCCGGAGGGACCGGCGCCGTGGCCCCCGTGCCGCCCCGGGGCGGCAGCGTGTTGTCCGGCACGGGCGGAGGCGGCCGGGTGTTGGCGGGCGGAATCGCCGGCCCGTAGCCCGCGCGCGGAGGCGGAGGCGTCCCCACGGCCCGGCGGGCCTCCACCATCAGCCCCTGGGCCGCCGTGGGCGGCGGGGTGCGCGCGGAGGGCTTGAGCCCGGGCGGCACCGCGCTGGGCGGCGGCGGCGTGGGCGGCGCGTACACCTCGCCCGGCCGCGTGAAGCTCGCGACGGCGGCGGGGCGGCCAGGGCTCGCGGCGGGAGGCGGCGTCCCCGGGCGGGCAGGGGGCGCGGCCGCCGGGCGGGGGGCCGGAGCGGCCTCTTCCAGCGCCTGGCCGCACAGCACGCAGGTGGCCGAGCGTGGCGGGTTGTAGCCGTCACAATGCGGGCAGACCACCGGGAGCGCGGACAGCAGAAGCTGAGACATGGGCAGAAGGCCAATCTAGGGGGGCGTGAAACGCCCGGTCAACGAAAGCCTCGGACCTGTATCCAAGGCGCCCGGGCCCCCTGAACCCGGCGGGGTCCGCGATGTTCCAGGGTAACGTTGCCCCTGCTGGTTGAGGCAGTTACGATTGCCACCGCCTCGATGATTCGCCTGAACGACATCCTGCAGCGGGTTGCGTCGTACCACCCGGACCCCGATCTGGACATCATCAAGAAGGCGTACGTCTACTCGGCCAAGGTCCACCAGGGACAACTCCGCAAGTCGGGAGAGCCCTACCTCATCCACCCGCTGGAGGTGGCGGGCATCCTGGCGGAGCTGAAGCTGGACGAGGCCTCCATCGTCACCGGCCTGCTCCACGACACCATCGAGGACACGCTCGCCACCGCGGAGGAGCTCACGGAGCTCTTCGGCCCGGAGGTCGCGCAGCTGGTGGACGGCGTGACGAAGCTGTCCAAGTTCTCCGCGTCCGCGACGCTCTCCCAGGAGGAGAAGCAGGCGGAGAACTTCCGCAAGATGATCATCGCGATGGCGCAGGACATCCGCGTCATCCTCGTGAAGCTGGCGGACCGCACGCACAACATGCGGACGCTGGATCACATGTCCGAGGAGAAGCAGGCCCGCATCGGACAGGAGACGCTGGACATCTACGCGCCCCTGGCCAACCGCCTGGGCATCTCCTGGATCAAGACGGAGCTGGAGGACCTGTCCTTCCGCTACGTGAAGCCGCAGGAGTTCTTCGCGCTGGAGGAGCAGCTCAACAAGCGCAAGAAGGAGCGCGAGAAGTACATCGAGGACACCTGCGACCTGATGCGCGCCAAGCTCCAGGAGCGCGGCCTCAAGGGCGACGTCAGCGGGCGCTTCAAGCACGTCTACAGCATCTGGAAGAAGATCAAGTCGCAGGGCATCGACTTCGATCAGATCCACGACATCATCGCGTTCCGCATCATCGCGCCGTCGGTGCCCGCCTGCTACGAGGCGCTGGGCATGGTGCACCAGATGTGGAAGCCGGTGCCCGGGCGCTTCAAGGACTTCATCGCCATCCCGAAGCCCAACATGTACCAGTCCCTGCACACCACGGTGATTGGTCCGTTGAGCGAGCGCGTGGAGGTGCAGATCCGCACCGCGGAGATGCACAAGATCGCGGAGGAGGGCATCGCCGCGCACTGGGCCTACAAGGAAGGCCGCGCGCCCATCTCCAAGGACGACGAGAAGTTCGCCTGGCTGCGCCAGCTGATGGAGTGGCAGCAGGACTTGAAGGACCCCAAGGAGTTCCTCGAGACGGTGAAGGTGGACCTCTTCACCGACGAGGTCTTCGTCTTCACGCCCAAGGGCGACGTGCGCAGCCTGCCGCGCGGCGCGACGCCGGTGGACTTCGCGTACGCCATCCATTCCGACGTGGGCGGCCGGTGCGTGGGCGCCAAGGTGAACGGGAAGATCGTCCCGCTGCGCTACAAGCTGAAGAACGGCGACACGGTGGAGGTGCTCACCAGCCCGCAGGCGCACCCGTCCAAGGACTGGCTCACCTTCGTCAAAACGAGCCGCGCGCAGCAGCGCATCCGCGGCTTCATCAAGCAGCAGCAGCGCGACAAGAGCCTGCAGCTGGGCCGCGAGCTGGTGGACCGCGAGTTCAAGCGCTTCCAGCTCAACTTCAACAAGCTGATGCGCTCCGGCGAGGTGAAGAAGGTCGCCGAGGAGCTGGGCTTCCGCGTCGAGGACGACATGCTGGTCGCCATCGGCTACGGGAAGGTGACGCCGCAGCAGCTGGTGCAGCGCCTGGTGCCGCAGGAGAAGCTGGCGCAGGCGGAGCCGGCCCCGCGTCCCGCCTCGGACGGCAACGGGACGGGCCATGGCGCGGGGGGCAACGCCTCCATGCTGCCGGGCCTGTCGCGCATGACGGACCTGGCCAAGCGGCTGGTGGGGCGCAACAACCGCAGCGGCGTCCAGATTGGCGGCGTGGACGACGTGCTCGTGCGCTTCGGGCGCTGTTGCAACCCCGTTCCCGGGGACCCCATCGCGGGGTTCATCACGCGGGGGCGGGGGGTGACGGTGCACACGGTGGGGTGTGAGAAGGCCCTGGCCACGGACCCCGAGCGGCGCGTGGACGTGTCCTGGGACGTGAAGGGCGACTTCAAGCGGCCCGTCACGCTGCGCGTGCTGACGGCGGACCGGCCGGGCCTCCTGGCGGACATCACCAACACGTTCTCCAAGAAGAGCGTCAACATCTCCCAGGCCAACTGCCGGGCCACCGGCGATGACCGGGCGGTGAACACCTTCGAGGTCACCATCTCCGACCTCAAGCAGCTGACGGACCTGATGCGCTCCATCGAGCGGTTGACGGGCGTCTACTCGGTCGAGCGAATCTAGCCCGCGCCTGTGCTACAGCGCCCGGCGGACCCGCGGCCCCGCCTTTCAGGAGGGCCGCCTCAACGCGAGGTGTGCTGCATGGCGCGCAAGGCAATCCACTCCGACGACGCCCCCAAGGCGATTGGCCCCTACTCCCAGGCCGTGCAGGTGGACGCCGGGAAGATGACGTTCCTGTCCGGCCAGATTCCCCTGGACCCGAAGACGATGGAGCTCGTCCCCGGGGACGTCGTCGCGCAGGCCGAGCAGGTGATGAAGAACCTGAAGGCCGTGCTCGCCGCCAGCGGCCTGGACTTCAGCCACGTCGTGCGCTGCACCATCTTCCTCACCAACCTGGGTGACTTCGCCAAGGTGAACGAGGTGTACGCGCGCGCCTTCCCGGGCACGCCGCCGGCCCGCGCCACCGTGCAGGTGTCCGCGCTGCCGCGCGGCTCCCAGGTGGAGATCGACGCCATCGCCGTGTCCTGACGTCTCACCGGGCACGCGCTGGAAACACGAAGGCCGCCGGTTCCCGTGGGAGCCGGCGGCCTTGTGTGTTTCAGGAACGGGCGAGGGCTACTTCGCTTCCGCCGCCACCGCGACGCCGGCCTTCTTCAGCTCCTCGTCGATGACGCGCTTGAAGGCCTCGAAGGGCTGCGCGCCCACCAGCGTGCGGCCGTTGATGAAGAAGGTGGGCGTGCCGTTGGCGCCCTTGGAGGCACCATCCGCCATGTCCGCCTCGATCTGCTTGTCGAACTTGCCGGAGTCCAGGGCCGCCTTGAACTTGTTCATGTCCAGCTTCAGCTCCTGGGCGTACTTCTCCAGGCTCTCGCGGTCCAGCGAGCGCTGGTTGGCGAAGAGCTTGTCGTGCATCTCCCAGAACTTGCCCTGCTCGTTCGCGGCCATGGAGGCCTGGGCGGCGAGCTTGGCGTGCTGGTGGAAGGGCAGGGGCTGGTGCTTGAAGGCGAACTTGACCTTGCCCTTGTACTCCTTCTCCACCTGCTCGATGGTCGGCACGGCGCG
This genomic interval carries:
- a CDS encoding diadenylate cyclase, which codes for MSENTKFDREFLRSALSLAAKSEVDHFLYICDTPIPPEDLRGRPARKKLVYAVTLDKLAQDLLHKKVRALVIPAYDYSRTERVKVALVSALSQGAFKEGDLVLCMTGKVGRAPDTLMQMRIGGSLDDRLAIEGVKLGEEFNSQVVDALIQLALQIGQEGFEGHPIGTIITIGDHTSVLEKSRQLTINPFQGLSESERNVLDPKIRDAIKNFSVLDGAFVIREDGVVLAAGRYLSANDDTVKIPLGLGARHAASAGITSSTHCIALTVSQTSGAVRLFKGGNIVLELHQTARRT
- a CDS encoding FHA domain-containing protein produces the protein MSQLLLSALPVVCPHCDGYNPPRSATCVLCGQALEEAAPAPRPAAAPPARPGTPPPAASPGRPAAVASFTRPGEVYAPPTPPPPSAVPPGLKPSARTPPPTAAQGLMVEARRAVGTPPPPRAGYGPAIPPANTRPPPPVPDNTLPPRGGTGATAPVPPGATPPATTGATARPPPVASRFGLAVIAGTTRGQRYKLPVTGCVVGRQRGAILFPDDVFVSPLHATFLVKDGALFVRDESSASGVYVTFAGTEPLAPRALFSAGQRLFRFTGRVESPAPVAGRPTPYGSPVPLGQALYGVEEVHMGGRAGRAVVTAAALLTIGQAHCDLAYPNDEGLAGRHCELSPTATGALLRDLSGGLGTFVRIPPATERLLRPGDRVRLGQHVMQVETLG
- a CDS encoding VWA domain-containing protein; the encoded protein is MLARQLTPLRQRLDALRQPAAARGGAWSWPFGRKLKGPEDLALPVLVALDRELDRVGVHTAADARLLLALGTQRGRAGALAQGLAARANQALAEYEECLRLVEKAHRSGEVPPGALTALDRGFVRLARAVKVADLFSRPLDAQGGNDAPFEIFERPATTRERPPANARLAIAELLAARARDNVIDLVQKRRDLDLAHEMLLRLGTTDADRERSMALRNDVAEARERVREVPPTRSLEALVRGVRETAHKDPRGAYRTLQGLYERAIEAGDAELASAARKALAPLLPPEPRLTRMVEEAEAGARLEWLGEADAEAESGREPEDAPDEQLADLAFSLKPEQLATFDLAAGCARYFDVEDALSEEIVEKDAAAVRAVPRQVPYPTQTMTFATTGSLDEVHHFVISDPRRILQDLAGHRQLVRTYLDDAPPPKPRKVKRTAVRVYVCDASGSMHGARARFRDALIIAELNNLRVKARRGENFDPLYFSFFNDVPTELARVDTAAEATRQIEKLFRDSPAEGQTDISLALLSAFDSIRAAQGRDPYLARATVVLITDGEDRVDLDLIRRTRAPMGALDIALSFISLGEENPDLKSLVLEQRAAGGRAFYHPLSDEEIRWARTEFDTPWRTLLPRDVPASLEALEALAPHLDALEAVAAGRAPGTGVAVEASFDALFPPMPSAPTVPEKPGADLVARVTDILEAVGEAASLASADRRATESVVLLQHLLSVYGLTPARYLAVLSGGGRPVGEALERVRLLCRPFG
- a CDS encoding serine/threonine-protein kinase, translated to MYCPSCGADAEDSSRYCPACGATLLRSADGGDEYVGKTIAAKYRVEALIGEGGMGKVYRARQLALDKVVVLKVLRHTLLSDERTVARFQREAKAASRLNHPNSISVLDFGQADDGALFIAMEYVAGQDLHQILSREWPLGEARVVRIALQILSALSDAHGAGVIHRDLKPENIMVEQRRNEPDFVKVLDFGIAKITDSQDEGPALTRAGFVCGTPEYMSPEQARGAVLDHRSDLYAVGVILYQLMTGLLPFESDSAVGFATKHLTEEPPPPTRRRPDARISPGMERLILRVLSKDPDDRPANAAAFKAELLAVDKERRRGGAAGDTGGRRPQASNVLAPIPRRSQAAQNSARNNTGWNDVTVEATVQGLPHSRTPVSEESTLAPEGTRTAVAAPTSGGGGEGIILFFKALTTVLVLGAVGFFVYYFGIGAGSGSENGGYQLPQNAPRPINAGADVPDYQRQIPSASRNVDKARKLTRDGDHDVMAGELGRATSLYREAFQYNPEAELALKLGELYWQRDMTDEARGWWVRHLTDMPDSRAREYIEARLGSPVARPPAP
- a CDS encoding PspA/IM30 family protein yields the protein MFGFLKRKKAPPAPVDPLATFDRLIEDLERQAAEVRKSAATLLALKGELSRAVTRYTARLGDIAGRCQTAHDRGDAKGVGVLERDRVQTERLLESTRESLRRAEQDAELLLGAAGELGERVADLRIERESASARIAAGGIVTEGLREQVERFDRVMALDAARDEVEKAHALADIYREEHQPTAAPEHVK
- a CDS encoding FHA domain-containing protein yields the protein MDAVDYCPRCDTENSRDATVCRACGSALRSGTMVMAVAHISSRPQVSIRVVRADGGPESLVRMQRDTLTCGQQADIALTDDPFIMPVQARFFFSGARLAVEDVGGANGVFVRLRNERELPAGGELRLGRQRLVLEPIPAAALGPGGTQVWGSPDPGYRLRLIQQLEGGLRGAAFPLKDGDNLLGREQGDIAFPTDGFVSGRHALLQVRGDRLMVRDVGSSNGTFIRLAGPTFVDNGDHFLIGRQLLRVEIQPAAA
- a CDS encoding TraR/DksA C4-type zinc finger protein, whose protein sequence is MNQKDLKRYKKMLEDSKASLLESAKKTLVEESSFDTDDLPDEIDQAASEYTQSMVFRLRDREKFLLQKIDSALKRVEEGTFGICERCEEDISPKRLDARPVTTLCIRCKEEQEKKEKSYG